A region of Candidatus Eremiobacterota bacterium DNA encodes the following proteins:
- a CDS encoding cobalamin-dependent protein (Presence of a B(12) (cobalamin)-binding domain implies dependence on cobalamin itself, in one of its several forms, or in some unusual lineages, dependence on a cobalamin-like analog.): MKGDAAMDEALYRRYLAALIKGDRPTCRSIVTDLLEKDVEVKTIYTDLFQHSLYEVGDLWERHKISVATEHLATAITESLLTLVYPRIFSLEHTGKSALISCVANEFHQIGGRMVADIFELNGWHGYFLGSNTPITALLSMIGEKKPDIVGLSLAVHFNMPSLLEVIKKIRESFPALSLMVGGQAFRWGGIEVVTRYERVSYIASLHDLETLIRRYS; the protein is encoded by the coding sequence ATGAAAGGTGATGCCGCGATGGATGAAGCCCTTTACCGCAGGTATCTTGCAGCCCTCATCAAGGGCGACCGCCCGACATGCAGGTCGATAGTGACCGATCTTCTGGAAAAGGATGTGGAGGTGAAGACCATCTACACGGATCTCTTCCAGCACTCGCTCTACGAGGTCGGCGATCTCTGGGAGAGGCACAAAATATCGGTAGCCACCGAGCACCTTGCGACAGCCATCACCGAGAGCCTCCTCACGCTGGTCTATCCCCGTATTTTCTCCCTCGAGCACACCGGCAAATCAGCCCTCATCTCGTGTGTGGCGAACGAATTTCACCAGATTGGCGGCAGGATGGTGGCCGACATCTTTGAGCTGAACGGCTGGCATGGTTACTTCCTGGGCTCCAATACCCCTATAACGGCCCTTCTCTCAATGATTGGAGAGAAAAAGCCTGATATCGTGGGCCTCTCCCTGGCCGTCCATTTCAACATGCCTTCTCTTCTGGAAGTCATAAAAAAGATCCGCGAAAGCTTCCCCGCCCTCTCACTGATGGTGGGAGGGCAGGCCTTCCGGTGGGGAGGCATCGAGGTGGTCACTCGCTACGAGCGGGTCTCCTATATTGCCTCGCTCCATGACCTGGAAACCCTGATAAGAAGGTACTCATGA